Below is a genomic region from Triticum dicoccoides isolate Atlit2015 ecotype Zavitan chromosome 5A, WEW_v2.0, whole genome shotgun sequence.
ACTCACTTAATTAATATAATTTGGGAGGAAAAATTCAATGGAAGATACATTAACCAGTGGCTACCCGCGCACATAACACTTGTGTGTGAAATGAGTACTTGTGTAATAGATTATTGAAGAAATGATCCTGGAAGCACGCATCCCAACATTTTTGCATTCTGGCAAGCAACAATCTTCCTCCAAATATCTCCTCAGAGGAAGATGTTGTTGGGGATGCCCCTGGCAGTGAGCCCCTCGGACTCACCCGTGTGGTCGGAGGTGTTGGGGGTAGAGCCGCATGTACGGGAGCTTGTCCAACAAGCAAATCGACTAACCCAAGGGGTCTGCCAATCAAATACAACCCAAACAACTCAAAACCAGAGACATGAAAAAGAAAGAGAACATGCGAATCACAAAGCAAAATCGGACGGCCAGAAAATCGAGTGACCAAAATTTAGAATTCAGGCAACTTACATGTAGCTAAACTGAATAACTTTAGTGTCTTGTTTTTATCACTTTTTCACTTCTCTTTTTCCTGTCTTTTCACTTATGGATTTTGATAATAAAAATCGCAGGAATTTTTCCTACTGTCCTGGTTAAACAAAGAACTCACTTTATTGATAAAATTGGAAGGGAAATATATATATGGAAGATACATGACCAGTGCCTAGCCAAGAACATATCACTTGGATGTCAAATGAGCCCTGGCGTACGATAGATTATTCAACCAATGACCCTGGAAGCATGCACCCCAACATTTTCGCATGCTAGCAAGCAGCGACCTTTCTCCAAATATCTCATCAAATGGAGATGCTGTTGGGGATGCCCCTGGCCGTGAGCCCGGTGGCATCGCCATTGTGGTCAGAGGTATTGGGGTAAAGCAGCATGTATGGGAACTTGACCGGGCCATTGCGGTTCTTGAGCTGGGGGTTCCCGTTCAAGGCTACCACCTCGCTCTCGATGCCCTCCAGCCTCGTGCCAAACCGCTCGAACGCCTCCAGAGCCTTGGCGTCCGATGTCCACTCCGGCATGTCACGTTGCCCGAGGTAAATCTCGTCCGAGGAGTGCTTGGATAGGATCTCCAGCAGTGAAATGCCAATTATGGCCTGCACTTGGTTGGTGATAGTGTGGATGAACACCTTTTCCGGCTCGCGGGCCAGCATGGCGTATTCCTCGGTGCCCGGCTCCGGCATCGGACGACGGCTTGCTGACGGCTTGTTGGGGTGGTAACCTGCGTACGGGTACTGCCCGAAGTTTACAGCGGCGTGCAGCGCCGACCCTGTCCAGATGATGGTGGTGCATGCCTTGACCAGCTCTGCcaccgtcttcatctccggccacCACGCCGCGTCCTTGAGGTCGCCGTGGCCGACGTCGCGAACTTCCTTCCACCATGCCTGCAGCTCCACGTCGCCCTGAAGCACGCTGTCGCTGGTATAGTAGATGGCGAGATACTCCGTCACCCACCGCTCGATCACAGTCCAGATAGCCAGCCCGTCCACCGCGTAAGGGTAGTCCTCGAGCAACAGCCGCACCTTGTGCGGGCTTGATGGGtcaggcacggccatgcctctgcATTTCATGATTGATTAGTACCATGTCACTAACTGACGAATGGTTCTTCACATACTTAACCTACCCTACAGAACAACTACTTACCTTTTGATTAGATCATCGGGGAGGGCCTGCTCGTTGAAGTTCCAGTCCTTGTAGGTAACGGAGGACATCTCCGTGGCGTACTTGCGCTGGAAGACGGTCAGCTCGATGACTCCGCCGGCGTTGATGAGCAACTCACGCGCCCGCGAGTTGATGTTCATCGTGTCACGGTAGTGCGGCTGTAGGAGCTTGTGCACCGGGTGAGTCACGCTTAGTTGCCGGTTCGTGGCGATGATGAAGGGCTCCATCACGGCGTGCGTGTTGAGCCAGTGGCTGACCAGCTGGTGATAGCCGTAGTCATTGACGCAGACGTACGCCTTGGCGAGCTGCCATATCCAGGCCTCGACGCCGGTGGACACCGGAGTGTAGACGGTGCTCTTTGCGGTGGTGAGGCCGCCCTGGAGCAGAGGCGTGCTCAGCTCGATGGCCACTGGCGCCAGCGTGCCGTCGCCTCGCAGGAAGAACAGAGTCCTTGTGGCATAGAGgaaggtgtcgtcgaggttattGAGCCTGACGAGGTATGGCATCATGTTGTCGTGGTGGTCAAGGATGTAGAGCCTGTTGCTGGCCATTGCCTGCTGCGCGGTGAGGCCCTCGAGGCTATTCCCGATATGCGCCTCAGTGATGGTGCTGGTGTGGTCGCCGTACTGGCTTGGATCCAAAGTACTCTTGGGAGGAAACTCCTGCAATGCAATGGATTAATTTTTACCGTTAATTTAGAGTTTTGTTCATACTTCTCACTATTTTTTCTCTCCTAGTTTAGCCATAAATTTAACTAAGAAAATACAAGCTATATGCCACAAATGATATATCACTTGATGTTAGACTCACCGTGACACGTGTGATCATCATCGGGTTGACGCCGGCAAGAATCTCCCTTGCAAACTCCTCGTCGGTCATCCATGCTATCTCGTCCTCTGGGCGTAAGTGCACGATTAgttagcatggcaaagtcatacaaACATGGAGTAACCATTTATTCAAAGCACGTACTACCTTTGATGACTTGTGGCTTGGGGAGCTTGAGGAGGTAGTCGCCGCCCATGGGTATGAGGTCCTTGACGAGCTCGAGCGGGAAGCGCTTGCGCATCTCCTCCAGGGCGGGGATGTTGGGCAGCTTGATGCCGCCCTCGCAGAGCTTGAGGATGTCGGCGAAGG
It encodes:
- the LOC119303065 gene encoding linoleate 9S-lipoxygenase 2-like; the protein is MYRYNRVFFANNTYLPTKMPVALKPYRDDELRNLRGDDQQGPYEAHDRVYRYDVYNDLGDSRQILGGSKDFPYPRRCRTGRKLSQTNPDRESRLLPLVQSIYVPRDELFGHLKQSDFLGYSLKALVDGIIPAIRTYVDLSPGEFDSFADILKLCEGGIKLPNIPALEEMRKRFPLELVKDLIPMGGDYLLKLPKPQVIKEDEIAWMTDEEFAREILAGVNPMMITRVTEFPPKSTLDPSQYGDHTSTITEAHIGNSLEGLTAQQAMASNRLYILDHHDNMMPYLVRLNNLDDTFLYATRTLFFLRGDGTLAPVAIELSTPLLQGGLTTAKSTVYTPVSTGVEAWIWQLAKAYVCVNDYGYHQLVSHWLNTHAVMEPFIIATNRQLSVTHPVHKLLQPHYRDTMNINSRARELLINAGGVIELTVFQRKYATEMSSVTYKDWNFNEQALPDDLIKRGMAVPDPSSPHKVRLLLEDYPYAVDGLAIWTVIERWVTEYLAIYYTSDSVLQGDVELQAWWKEVRDVGHGDLKDAAWWPEMKTVAELVKACTTIIWTGSALHAAVNFGQYPYAGYHPNKPSASRRPMPEPGTEEYAMLAREPEKVFIHTITNQVQAIIGISLLEILSKHSSDEIYLGQRDMPEWTSDAKALEAFERFGTRLEGIESEVVALNGNPQLKNRNGPVKFPYMLLYPNTSDHNGDATGLTARGIPNSISI